TGTTCTGGCACGGGATGAAGCCGCGCCCGCCGGTCTCCGTGATGCCGTCGCAGTACTGGTCCACAGGACCGGTGTGGCAGTGGCCCACCGGCTCTCCATTCGTGGCCGCATCGCAGAGGAAGCCGTCGCACTCGTTGAGGTTGACTCCGGCTCCGCCTCCGTCGGTGCAGTTGCCTGATCCGGTCGCTGCGCAGTCGGCGTTCGTGAAACAGCCCTGGTTGCCGTTGCCGGTGCAGACGCGGCACGGGCAGTTCGTGCCGCTCGGCGTGTCGCAGGGAACCTCGGCGGTCACGCTCTGGGGCTCCGTCGACGATTTCAGATCGACCAGCAAGCCGGAACCGCTGATGTTCGCAGCGGCCTGGGGCATGCAGTCCCAGCTCGTGTCGCCGAACGTCGCGTGCACGCCGTTCACGTCGCAAGCGTTGCCGCCCTGGCTGCAGGTGCCGCCGCGGATGCCATCGTTCGGCGTCGGGTCGTTGTTGCAGGTGGGGCACGGCGCAGTCTTGCTGATCCCGAGGAAGACCGCGGAAATCAGATGGGCGTGGTCGTGCCACTCGCCGGTCCTCAGGTCCATCGTGCCGCTGTAATCCTGGGCGTTGCGGCTGATCACGCAGGCCGGCGTGCCCCCGGAGGACAGCGGCAGCGGCGCGCCGAAGTAGCAGCGGCAGGTCGGGTCCGTCGTTCCGCAGTGGGCGACGTCGGAGCCTTCGATGACCGAGCAGGTCTTGGTCGAATCCGACGCGCAGCGGCAGGTGGAAGCCGGATCGCCCGCATTCGTGTTGAGCGTAACCGCGCAGCTCTGGCACTGGTCGTCGCAGGTCACGTTGACCGTATCGTTGTTGAGATCGGGCACGTCGACGTCGTCGGCCTGGCCTGACCAGCCCGTGCTGAGCGAGGACTTCGAGCCGGGCACGAAGGCCTTCGAGTGGATCCGGCGGTGGATGGTCGCCGGCGCGCAGGCTCCGCTGCCAGCAGCGTGGCAGCTGCAATCCGAGCCGTTGCTCGTACAGACCGTGCCGTTCGGGCAGCTGCCGTCGCATTGCGGGAACGTCGAGCCGCAGGTGTTGGCGGGCAGCGTCGTCGTCGTTGCACCCTCGAGCGTCGTCGTCGTCTCCTGCAGCGTCGTCGTCGTGTTGGCCGAGCCGTCCATCACGTACGAGTCGCGCGCCAGCGCCGAGCCGTGCCGGTCCGCGCTGAAGCGGGCGCAGGTAAGAAGGCTCGCTTCGTCTTCGCCGCAGGCGTGCAGCTTGGAGAGCACTTCGGGAGAAAAGTTGCAGGCCTCGCCGACCTTCGCGAGGAACTTCTGGTCCGCTTTGGCGATGCGACCGCGTGGATCGGATCCCGCGCAGTCGTAGGCCGGTGAGCTGTCGCTCGCGTCCTTTTCGGCCTGGCAGCTGTCGGCTTCCTGCAGGTGCGCGCGCACGATGGCCGAAGTGCCCTTGCCGAGCCGGCCCTGGCACTTGAGCAACGGCTTGAGAAGAAGCTCGGACGGATGCCCCTGCGCGTCCTGGCCGAGCTTGCCGGAATGCGTTTCGGCAAGCGCGATGATGCACTGGGCAACCTCGTCGAAACTGTCGATGCCCTGGCTGGCGCCGCCGTCGTCGGCGGTTGCGGCCGGAGGCGGGCAGGAGCTGTACTCGGAGAGCAGATCGCGCGACGACTGGCCGCATGCTCTGTCGATTCCGTTGATGACATTGGCGCGCAGGCTGGACAGAGTGTCGCCGGAGTCGGCTACGGCGACGTTGTTGCAATCCTCGTCGAGCGATCGCTGTCCCGTGCCCTGCTGCATGTGACACGCGAGGATGAGCCTGCTCACGGCGGTCTCGTAGCTCGCTGCCGATCGCGCCACCTCGGCGCGACACGCAATGTCGGCGGAACTGATCGCCAGGGCAGTTGCCGGCGCGCCGGCCAGGACACCGATCACCGTCACAAGGACGAAACGCTGCTGCGGAATGCGCATCGGACGAGCCCTCCGGTCGGAACGCCGACCGGTCCATTGGGGCGGAGCGGGCGGGGGCGCCCCCGCAGCTCGCGCGGTCCGGCGCTGAAACCCCGATACGCTACTTACACGAAACTCAACAAGAGCCTGCGCGGGAAAGCGGCACGCGGATCAGTCCAGACGAACCCCTCTGCCTGGGGTGACGACGATTGCGGGGTGACGGCGCGCGAGCGAGGCGCAGCGCGACTGACATCAAAAACTGAGAGATTTCAAAAACTTGCCCGCCGCGCTGCGAGCCCGGTCACAAGTGTCGGAGTGCCCGCACGCCCGCTCGAGCCCAAAAGATTTTTCTCATCCGGGGGCCGCCGTACCTCCCCGCACGAGGCGGAGCACGGCATCGCGCATCTTCTCGAAGTGGAGGGGCACGCCGGTGTCGATGGCCGTGATCACTCCGAACGCCAGCACCGCAAGCAGCTCGGCGACCGCCGAGGCATCGACGTCGGGGCGAACGGAACCGGCCTGCTGGCCGCGCTCGACGACGAGGGCGACCCGCTCGGCAGCACCGGCCAGGAGTGTCACGAATCTCTTTTTCAGCAGCGGCGAGCGGGCGCAGGCGTCCAGCACCCGGTGGATCTCCATCGCCATTGCAGCGGGCCTGTGTCCGCTGACAGCAGCCCCCGACACGATGGCAGCGAAGCGCGTGATGGTCTCCTCGAGGTCGCTGGCCCCGTCCCCGGCGACGATGATGGCATCGAGGAAAGACCGGAAGACCTTCTCCATGACGGCTTCGAGGAAGTCGTCCCGGTCGCGGAAGTGGACGTAGAAAGCTCCGCGCGTGAAGCCCGCCCGGGCGCAGATGGAATCCAGGCTTGGCGCATCGAGCCCCCGCGCTGCGAATTCGGCCAGACCGGCGGCCACCAGGGCATCGCGGGTTTCCTGCTTCGAGGCAGCCCTGTCCTTGCTCACGGTCATCGGATCACCGGCTGCGAGGCTAATCTGGCCTGTCCCGAGGGGGTAACGGGTATTGACATACGCGTTCGTATGAAGGCAGCATCACTGCATACGATTTCGTATGTGAGACAGCCCATGGCCACACCCCTCACCATTCCTTCTATACCAATCCACGCGCTGGAGACCGTCCGTATCTGGACACTCCACCTTCTGTGCCTGGTGCTGCCGCTGACCTGCATCGCGTTCGGACTGACCGCGCCCCATCCATGGTGGGGCACCCTGCCGTTTGTTGCGGTGCTCACCGCGTCGATCGTGGCGGACATGCGTTCGCCGGCCGAGCGCCGCCAGCCCGACGTGACGATGCCCGGATGGCCATTCGACGGCGTGCTCTACGTGCTGGTGGCCGCGCAGCTGCTGAGCGTCGCCCTGGTGGTGCACATGATCGCCGTGGCCGGTTTCTGGCGCATCGACACGCTGGTCGGGATCCTTCTTGCCGGAGTCAATTCGGGCTATTCGGCCATCGTCGTCGCCCACGAGCTGATCCATCGAAAGGAGAAGCACTTCCAGTGGCTCGGACGCCTGCTGCTGGCCACCGCGCTCTACGATCACTTCGCGATCGAACACGTGCGCGGCCACCACGCGCGCGTCGGAACCTCGGAAGATCCCGCGACGGCCCGTTTTGGCGAAACTGCGCTGCAGTTCCTGCGTCGCACCGTGCCTGCCCAGTGGAAAAGCGCGTGGAAGCTCGAAATGCGGCGTCTTGGCGACGAATCCATGACGTGGAGCGATCGCCGCATGCTTTCCAATCGCATGCTGCACGGGATCGTCGCCGAGTGGAGCGTTCCGCTCGTGCTCGCGCTCGTGCTCGGAGCCGGCCCCGCCGTCGTCTACGTGCTGCAGGCCGCGCTCGCAGTGCGGCTGCTCGAGGCCGTCAACTACTTCGAGCATTACGGCCTGCAGCGGTCGGGCCGCCGCGTCGGCGCCACCGATTCGTGGGATACCGACTCGTGGTTCACGCTGTACACGCTGGTCGGGCTGTCGCGCCACGCCGACCACCATGCCAACGCGTCGAGGCCCTACCAGCAGCTTCGCTATTTCGACGACAGCCCGAAGCTGCGCTACGGCTACTTCGCAACGGTCTGCTGGCTGATGTTCCTCAACGCGAGCTTCCGCGCGGACATGGCAGGCCGCCTCGAGGAACACCGCCTCGGACCCTACGCAGAATCCGCCCGGGAAGCCCGGGCGGCCTGACGCTGCGGAGCGCCCGTCGCGCTCCACGCGTCTCCTTTCCTCGCGTCATCCGTCGCGGCGCCGCGCCGTCGCACCGCGGGCCGCGTGAAGTCGGCACTGCGG
This region of Candidatus Binatia bacterium genomic DNA includes:
- a CDS encoding alkane 1-monooxygenase, whose translation is MATPLTIPSIPIHALETVRIWTLHLLCLVLPLTCIAFGLTAPHPWWGTLPFVAVLTASIVADMRSPAERRQPDVTMPGWPFDGVLYVLVAAQLLSVALVVHMIAVAGFWRIDTLVGILLAGVNSGYSAIVVAHELIHRKEKHFQWLGRLLLATALYDHFAIEHVRGHHARVGTSEDPATARFGETALQFLRRTVPAQWKSAWKLEMRRLGDESMTWSDRRMLSNRMLHGIVAEWSVPLVLALVLGAGPAVVYVLQAALAVRLLEAVNYFEHYGLQRSGRRVGATDSWDTDSWFTLYTLVGLSRHADHHANASRPYQQLRYFDDSPKLRYGYFATVCWLMFLNASFRADMAGRLEEHRLGPYAESAREARAA
- a CDS encoding TetR/AcrR family transcriptional regulator, which codes for MTVSKDRAASKQETRDALVAAGLAEFAARGLDAPSLDSICARAGFTRGAFYVHFRDRDDFLEAVMEKVFRSFLDAIIVAGDGASDLEETITRFAAIVSGAAVSGHRPAAMAMEIHRVLDACARSPLLKKRFVTLLAGAAERVALVVERGQQAGSVRPDVDASAVAELLAVLAFGVITAIDTGVPLHFEKMRDAVLRLVRGGTAAPG